A single Augochlora pura isolate Apur16 chromosome 2, APUR_v2.2.1, whole genome shotgun sequence DNA region contains:
- the LOC144476351 gene encoding uncharacterized protein LOC144476351 — protein sequence MILKSSSNHHPLNMRLLLIALTCLAATSAAPQPKQKRDILPGDPRYGTDYHHNHHHHPETLVETTKSVGGYVYTIPEAPFQLPQEVYGPPNYQPSIPVSNDYLPPVLDLKYTAPIQKYGAPVGVHVPLVTPTLEPAVVDVKTISSTSLPLPLEKVESVTLSPLSTSYGTPIVDHAKTTVETVEAPLKTVKTEIHGHSTLDQTKHVSLVKGHSPLLHGLTQIAAGVQSVPSVTTSVTKNYVSGSLVNKNLPTLHTTVGLVPTLNHVPSIYANDHATLTGVHADFTRYGTPVTTVHGLNTLNADASLSSLHGLTSVNVAAPVAQLHVTKNLPTLQHQTYGLSQTNLHLPESHTHVEHVQPAVETFQTVTPTPLVQTVHSYQPSYQASLTSLGTLHHQPLQTVHTFPSVKTVDTLTHVEPVGSVNTVKTFESLTPVQHAPAVHSYHSLPTVQPFTSVKSVETLSPVHHVEPVNTVHTVHTGQPLTSVNTYKTLTPVQHATTLHSYQPLPTVQPITSVKSYGTLNPVHHVESVNTVHSAVQPLASVNTLKTLTPVHHAAALHSYEPLPTVHPVTSVKSFETLSPVHHVESVNTVHSVQPLTSVKSVKTLTPVHHHVDAVNSESHSIDTVETLQHPVDSVDVLPAVQRTHTYTTGPVLQKNVNVQVQRGPIGDFISNLESSFPSLPSSFPSLPSLPQLPSLPSLPSFQFPFGPTTSTTPSPIEVSTKVNSYVSEDHSKDSITVDNPLFRVDSVPSHVVTQHVTSSKDYVQPTDENGGYIY from the exons ATGATACTCAAATCCTCATCCAATCATCACCCGCTCAACATGAGGCTCCTGCTGATCGCTCTG ACCTGCCTGGCAGCTACATCAGCTGCGCCCCAGCCGAAACAGAAGAGGGACATCCTGCCGGGCGACCCACGCTATGGAACCGATTACCATCACAATCATCACCATCACCCGGAGACTCTCGTAGAGACCACAAAATCCGTCGGTGGTTATGTTTACACTATCCCGGAGGCTCCGTTCCAATTGCCGCAGGAAGTTTATGGACCCCCTAACTATCAACCGAGTATTCCCGTGAGCAACGACTACTTGCCGCCGGTCCTCGACTTGAAGTACACCGCGCCGATCCAGAAATACGGAGCACCCGTCGGAGTTCAc GTTCCTTTGGTTACACCGACCTTAGAGCCAGCTGTCGTGGACGTGAAGACAATATCGAGCACGTCGCTGCCACTTCCACTTGAGAAAGTAGAG TCAGTGACTCTATCACCGCTGTCCACGTCTTATGGAACTCCAATAGTAGATCACGCGAAg ACCACTGTGGAGACCGTCGAAGCCCCTCTGAAGACGGTCAAAACCGAAATTCATGGTCACTCTACGCTGGACCAGACGAAGCACGTGTCGCTGGTTAAAGGACACTCACCTCTCCTCCACG GATTAACTCAGATCGCCGCCGGAGTACAGAGCGTTCCATCGGTAACGACCAGCGTGACGAAGAACTACGTCAGCGGTAGCCTGGTCAACAAAAATCTGCCAACCTTGCACACCACGGTTGGCCTGGTCCCGACCTTGAACCACGTCCCGTCGATATACGCAAACGATCACGCCACGCTGACCGGAGTCCACGCAGACTTCACGAGATACGGAACACCCGTGACAACGGTTCACGGATTGAACACCCTCAATGCTGACGCCAGCTTGTCCTCTCTTCACGGTTTGACGTCCGTCAACGTTGCAGCCCCCGTTGCTCAACTGCACGTCACCAAGAACCTTCCGACTCTTCAACACCAAACCTACGGACTGTCCCAGACGAATTTGCATCTTCCGGAATCCCACACTCACGTCGAACACGTCCAGCCTGCTGTCGAGACTTTCCAAACGGTGACACCCACGCCCCTCGTGCAAACCGTCCACTCCTATCAGCCGTCTTACCAGGCCTCGCTCACGTCTTTGGGAACCCTGCATCACCAACCCCTTCAAACCGTGCACACCTTCCCATCCGTGAAGACTGTGGACACCTTGACTCACGTCGAGCCAGTTGGCTCTGTGAACACCGTAAAAACCTTCGAAAGCCTGACTCCGGTGCAGCACGCGCCTGCCGTGCACTCTTATCATTCCCTGCCCACTGTCCAACCATTTACATCGGTGAAATCTGTGGAGACCTTGAGCCCAGTGCACCACGTAGAGCCCGTGAACACCGTGCACACTGTGCACACCGGCCAGCCGCTTACATCGGTCAACACCTACAAGACCTTGACACCGGTGCAGCACGCAACTACACTGCATTCTTACCAGCCTCTCCCCACTGTTCAGCCAATCACATCGGTCAAATCATATGGGACCTTGAACCCAGTGCACCATGTAGAGTCTGTCAACACTGTACACTCTGCTGTACAGCCGCTCGCATCGGTCAACACCTTGAAGACCTTAACACCGGTGCATCATGCAGCTGCTCTGCACTCTTACGAGCCTCTGCCAACCGTCCACCCAGTCACATCGGTCAAATCCTTCGAGACCTTGAGCCCAGTGCACCACGTAGAGTCTGTCAACACTGTACACTCTGTCCAGCCTCTCACGTCGGTCAAATCCGTGAAGACGCTGACGCCAGTCCATCACCACGTGGACGCTGTGAACAGCGAGTCCCACTCGATCGACACCGTAGAGACTCTCCAACATCCGGTCGACTCTGTGGACGTGCTTCCAGCTGTCCAAAGAACGCACACATACACGACCGGCCCCGTGCTCCAGAAGAACGTGAACGTCCAGGTGCAGAGAGGACCGATCGGTGACTTCATCTCGAATCTGGAATCCAGCTTCCCGTCTCTGCCATCCAGCTTCCCGTCGCTGCCGTCCTTGCCTCAGCTGCCGTCGTTGCCGTCGCTGCCGTCCTTCCAGTTCCCGTTCGGACCAACCACCAGCACCACTCCCAGTCCGATCGAGGTCTCCACCAAGGTGAACTCCTACGTGTCCGAGGACCACAGCAAGGACTCCATCACGGTCGACAACCCGCTCTTCCGTGTAGACAGTGTGCCAAGCCACGTGGTCACTCAGCACGTCACGTCGTCGAAGGATTACGTTCAGCCCACTGACGAAAACGGCGGATACATCTATTAA
- the LOC144478291 gene encoding uncharacterized protein LOC144478291 — protein sequence MRTIRKIFLFAVLAVAAARASYFSSLEGHGHQIEPKLISQSVHLKEIPTKIIKVTKTAVVKVPVPYPVKVPHHIPVPVPVNHPIAVPYTKLVKVQETVPVEVSKPVPIEIHQQVPVVVPKAVPIPHPVPVPQPVAISKPIFYPVPHPIPYQAHSESEGGGGGGGYDSGSDHVGHESHGYSTYTLNEQGHSGGYDQDHSGGHFQPSQPDYNYH from the exons ATGCGAACAATCCGAAAAATC TTTTTGTTCGCCGTGTTGGCCGTGGCCGCGGCGAGAGCCTCTTATTTCTCCTCCCTGGAAGGCCATGGCCACCAGATCGAGCCGAAGCTCATCTCTCAATCGGTACACCTGAAGGAGATACCGACCAAAATCATCAAGGTGACGAAGACCGCGGTCGTCAAAGTGCCGGTGCCGTATCCCGTCAAG GTGCCCCATCACATACCCGTCCCGGTGCCGGTGAACCACCCGATCGCCGTTCCGTACACGAAGCTAGTGAAAGTCCAGGAAACGGTGCCGGTCGAGGTGTCGAAGCCGGTCCCGATAGAGATCCACCAGCAAGTGCCGGTGGTGGTGCCCAAGGCGGTCCCCATACCGCATCCAGTTCCCGTTCCGCAGCCGGTGGCTATTAGCAAGCCGATCTTCTACCCGGTGCCGCACCCCATACCTTATCAGGCGCACAGCGAGTCCgagggcggcggcggcggcggcggctacGATTCGGGATCGGACCACGTCGGACACGAGTCGCACGGCTACAGCACGTACACGTTGAACGAGCAAGGCCACAGCGGCGGATACGATCAGGATCACTCCGGTGGACACTTCCAACCCTCTCAGCCGGACTACAACTATCATTGA
- the LOC144476321 gene encoding uncharacterized protein LOC144476321, whose translation MNAKLFIVLALAAVVLATEEATKPSAETKKDKRGLYGLGYGYGLDSGLGYSGYNGYNGYSGYSGYSAYPSVGISHGVSTVLTKEVPVAVPHPVPVAVEKHVPVAVKVPVAVPVDRPYPVHVPKPYPVEVTKHVPVPVDRPVPYPVSVPVKVPVPAPYAVKVPQPVAVPYVKHVPVPVAQPVVVEKQYGWPSSYSSYSSW comes from the exons ATGAACGCCAAG CTTTTTATCGTCCTCGCCTTAGCGGCGGTGGTACTCGCCACGGAGGAGGCAACGAAACCATCCGCAGAAACGAAGAAGGACAAGCGAGGACTCTACGGACTCGGCTACGGCTACGGACTCGACTCCGGTCTGGGATACTCCGGATACAACGGATACAACGGATACTCCGGCTACTCCGGCTACTCCGCGTACCCATCCGTCGGCATCAGCCACGGTGTCTCGACCGTCTTAACCAAGGAAGTGCCCGTCGCCGTGCCTCATCCCGTTCCCGTCGCCGTCGAGAAACATGTCCCGGTCGCGGTTAAG GTACCAGTCGCAGTCCCAGTCGACCGTCCGTACCCCGTGCACGTCCCCAAGCCCTACCCAGTGGAAGTGACCAAGCACGTACCAGTCCCCGTAGACAGGCCAGTCCCCTACCCAGTCAGCGTGCCAGTCAAGGTTCCAGTGCCAGCCCCGTACGCCGTGAAGGTGCCCCAGCCCGTCGCCGTCCCATACGTGAAGCACGTTCCAGTCCCAGTCGCGCAGCCGGTCGTCGTTGAGAAACAATACGGCTGGCCGTCCAGCTACTCCAGCTACTCCTCCTGGTAA
- the LOC144476331 gene encoding uncharacterized protein LOC144476331, whose product MRALICMMLIVLAAAEEKAEEKNVQKRGLLGYSLGYGGYESNEWAVPSKVAIAVQERTVAVPVAVPKPYPVPVDRPYPVKVAVPVPQPVAVPVEVPKPYPVIQTQTIQVPVEKPVPVPYPVKVAVPVPAPYPVKVAVPQPILVKQSVPVLVKGESYGHY is encoded by the exons ATGAGGGCCCTG ATATGCATGATGTTGATCGTCTTGGCGGCGGCTGAAGAGAAGGCTGAAGAGAAGAACGTCCAAAAACGTGGACTGTTAGGATACAGTCTTGGCTACGGTGGTTACGAATCTAATGAATGGGCAGTACCGAGCAAAGTGGCAATCGCCGTTCAGGAGAGAACTGTCGCGGTCCCAGTCGCAGTTCCGAAACCATACCCTGTGCCCGTCGACCGACCGTACCCGGTTAAG GTAGCGGTTCCGGTGCCACAACCCGTGGCGGTCCCCGTGGAGGTGCCCAAGCCTTACCCAGTGATCCAGACTCAGACCATCCAGGTTCCAGTCGAGAAGCCGGTCCCGGTTCCGTATCCAGTTAAGGTGGCCGTGCCCGTGCCCGCTCCCTACCCCGTCAAG GTCGCGGTTCCGCAGCCCATTCTCGTTAAACAGTCGGTTCCAGTTCTTGTTAAAGGCGAATCCTATGGACACTACTAG